Sequence from the Parvicella tangerina genome:
ACCGTTCTCAGGGTTTAGCTTCCTGTTAATGAATTTCTGGTTGTACTCTTTAATGTTACGGACCATTGCATCCTTGAGCAGTTCATAGCGGTTATCCATCTCAACACAAAGGCTGTTGAGAGTCTCTACCACTTTGCTTGTGTCTGTAATGATCGCGTCAGAATCGCCTGGAAGTTTCGCTAAAAAGTGACGTTCAATCTTATTGAACAAGGTCAGTTCAACTTTCTTGGGATCCACCAAAACAAACTTCACCTGTGCGGGATGTTTTTTATAAAGTATGGATACCAGGATCGCATTCAAACCAACCGACTTTCCTTGTCCTGTTGCACCAGCCATAAGCAGGTGAGGCATCTTGGTTAGGTCTGTTACAAAAGACTCATTGGAAATTGTTTTACCCAAAGCTACTGGCAATTCCATCTTATTGTTCTGGAATTTGTCAGATGCTATCAGTGACCTCATCGAAACAATATCCGGATTAGAGTTCGGCACTTCGATACCCACCGTACCTTTTCCTGGCATTGGCGCAATGATACGTATTCCGAGCGCAGCCAAACTTAAGGCAATATCATCTTCCAGGTTTTTAATCTTAGAAATACGAACGCCAGGTGCTGGGACGATCTCATACAAAGTAACTGTAGGTCCAATAGTCGCTTTTATTTTAGAAATCTCAATCTTGTAGTTCTGGAGTGTTTCGATGATATTATTCTTGTTTCGCTCCAGTTCTTCTTTATTCATTTGAATTTGACCACCACCATGATCCTCTAACATCTCTAAACCGGGGAGTTCGTAACTTGATAAATCCAACTTGGGGTCATACTCTCCGAACTCTTTTACTTTATCCTTGAGCTCTCCATCATTAAGCATTTCCTCTTCCTCGGGAACGGTGACCTCAAAATCATCGTCAGACTCCTCCTTTACTTCTTCTTGCTTCTCTTCAATCTTAGCTTCCTCTTTTTCCTCCTCTACTTCAAGTTCCAACAAAGGATTCTCGTTCTCTTTTTCTTCCTTCTCCTCCTCTTCTTCTTTTTCCTCTTCCTCGTTTAAATCTACTACCACTGGCTTTTGATCTTCAATAATTTCTTCCTCTTTAATTTTATTCTTTGCTTCCACCTCTTCTTCTGGAATAAACTCACTTTCAGATTTATCAAACCATTTCTGCAAGAATGCAAACGAAGGATTAAACAGCACGATTACTGCTAAAAAACCAGTGAAAAGCACAAAGAACAGCGTTCCTACAAAACCAATTGCGCTATCCACCCAACTAATGACCTGTTCTCCGAAAAGTCCTCCCATAAAATCCCGAGGAGCATCGAAAATAAAAGCCATAGTTATACTTAGCCATACCATTCCTACAAACCCTATCTTAACCGTTTTAAAAAGCGGGAGCAACTTTAGTTTAAACACTATTCTAACCCCAATAATAATTGCATAAAACGGAATAAATAGGGAAGCAATACCAAACCAAACCTTTAAGAATTGATGAGCCGTCAATGCCCCTAGTTTACCCAACCAATTTCTAATTTCAGACTCTTCTCCATTAAACACAAAACCAAGGGACTCGCCATCTATAATACTCGCATCATACTTCCAGGTAAACAAATACGAAACACATGCGATGATTGTGTACAGACCAAAAAGAATCAGTAATAAGCCAAATGACTTATGCAATCGCTCATCCTTAAGAAAAGCCAATACTTTCTTAAATCCTGACCCATTCAGAGAAGTTGATTTACTCGCTTTCTTTTTCTTGGTTCCAGACTTACTTTCCTTTTTATATGTATTCTTTGCCTTTGCTGCCATACAGTACTATCCAATAGACAAAAATAACTGCTTTACCCTCCTTATTTGAACAAAGAAGTTTTGATTATAAACGACCAGATGTTAGCAATAAAAAAGCCTGTCAACACAAGGCAAACAGGCTTTAAGCTTTTGTTTATGAAGGTTACTGTCCTCCCCCCATCATTTCCATGAACTCTTCATAAGTCATGTGTTCGTATCCATCTGGAACTTTACCAAGCGATTTACTCACTTTTTCCTCTTTCACTTCTATTGCGCTGTAAGTAATCACCATTCCTTGAGATTCAATAACATACTCCATTGGAAATCCTTCAATCCCTTTAAATTGTGTGTTGGCTTCTGAAGGTAGTTCACTTGTGTAGAACACCTCAAAAACTGCTTCAGCCCCATTTTTCTGGATAGTATAGACTGCTTTCGAACACTCATAACCGGCTATAGTCTTGGTTTCTTCTAAATATTCAATGACAGGCTCCACCTTCTCGTCTTCTTCCACATCTTCCGTAGTCAACGCAATCTTTTTACCCATCAAATCCATCAAAACAGTAGTTACACCTGTAGCAAGGTTGTTAATTGTAATTTGATCACCAATTGTACTGGTTTGTTCAACACGTGTAAAATCTTTACCAATGTAACAGGTCATTTCTGTGGCTAGCATAGCTCTTTGCGACTCATAGGCCTCAGGCAAATCATAATCAAGTGAATACTTGATTGTTCCATTCCACTTATTCTTCTTTCCTCCATCTTCTGCACATGCAGAACCGCTCATCAAAACGATTGAGAGCAGCATTACAAAAACATTTTTCATACTAAAAATTTATTCGATTACTTGTTTAAAGATTTCTTCCATCTGAAACAACATCTGTTCCAAACTTACTTCTTTAAAATCTCCAGGCACTACAAAAGCGTCATCAGCTACGGATACTTTACTGACACTATCGGCTTTCATTCTAGTTACCAAGCCATACTGAGAGACCTCATATTCTAACATTACTCCTGGAAGTTCAGAAAAAGGATTACACCAGTTACTACCATCAATATCGATCTCATCTGTTGTGTAAATTTCACAATCGTAGCCATCCTCTAACTTTTCATAAACTGCCTGATATTTCTTGCAGTGTAGACCACCTAAGCTATCACTAGTTGGAATACTCAATAAATCAGGAATTGGATAATTCTTCAAATAGTCTTTGATCAATACGGAATCCAACTTCGTATAGATCTTCTTACTACCAAAATCAAGCATCAAAACCAGCTCTTTGTTGTTACAGTCAGAAATCAAAGTGGTTGTAAACAACCCACCTTTGGATACCGTATTCTTGTAGACGTTGTTTTTGAACTCCATGGTCATAACGTCTGGCAACAACACCACCATAAATTCATCTGTATAATAAGGATACGTTAACGAATAGTAGACCTTTCCTTCCTTGATTGTTGGTTTTGTTTCTTCGCTTTCGGCTTCTCCTCCGCAAGATGATTGTACGAGTATCAACGCTATCATAACCAGCGTTGTAACAACTCCCCACAAAGTCCTTTTAACATGTTTTAGCATCCTGCTCGTCTTCAAAATTCACTTGTTAATCGACAAATATAGTTTTTTTTTCGATTGTTTCTTCAACAAGATTCAAAAAGATAGTTTCGACTCAATTCAATGAAACCTTATCTTTGCATCATTAATTAAATGAATATGTCAAAGCCAAGCATACCTAAAGGGACAAGAGATTTTTTGCCGAAAGTAATGGTAAAAAGGAATTACATTTTCAATACCATAAAACAAGCCTTCGTGAAGTATGGATTCCTGCCGATTGAGACGCCTTGTATGGAAAATCTATCTACCCTCACAGGTAAATATGGAGAAGAAGGAGATCGATTGATATTTAAGGTTTTAGATCGAGGTGACAAGTTAATGAGAGGACTGGATCAAATTGATGAAGGCATGTCACAGGGAAAAATTGAACATACCTTATGCAAGGAGGCTCTCCGATACGATCTTACTGTTCCTTTCGCTCGATTTGTAGTTCAGCACCAAAACGAATTGTCATTTCCTTTTAAAAGGTACCAGATCCAACCCGTTTGGCGGGCTGATCGACCTGCAAAAGCTAGATACCGAGAATTTTATCAGTGTGATGCGGATGTGGTTGGTTCAGACTCTCTTTTGTTTGAAGTTGAACTGATTCAGTTGTTTGATGAAGTACTAAGTAACTTAGGACTCAATGATTTCTCGATCAAAGTTAACAACCGTAAGATTCTTTCGGGAATCGCTGAAATCACTGGATTATCAGATAAAATTGTAGACATCACTGTTGCCATTGATAAACTGGATAAAATTGGAGAAGAAGGTGTAATCAAAGAACTTGAGCGTAAAGAGATCCCTCAGGAGGCCATAGAAAAGATTAAACCACTCTTCAAAATAGGAGGCAATACGAAGGACGTAATTAACGAAATGAGACAATTGTTGGCCGATTCTGAAATAGGCCTGAAAGGTATTGATGAATTGGCATACGTTTTTGAAAAGATTGAGGTCCTTGGTCTGGAAAAGGCTAAATTGGAGTTTGATGTTACGCTTGCTCGTGGACTTAACTACTATACGGGTGCAATTTTTGAAGTCAAAGCCAACAATGTAAGTATTGGCAGCATTTGTGGAGGAGGTCGTTACGATGACCTCACTGGAATTTTTGGTTTGAAAGATCTCTCTGGTGTAGGCATTTCCTTTGGCGCAGACCGTATTTATGATGTGATGGAGGAGTTAAATCTTTTTCCTGAGACCAGTGATGAAAGTACTCAACTCTTGCTTATCAATTTTGGTGTTAAAGAAAATGAATGTTTAAAGATCCTTCAGCGCCTCAGAGAGGATGGTATCAACACTGAACTTTATCCAGAGGGCACAAAACTTAAAAAACAGATGAAGTATGCAGATAGCAAGGGCATTCCATTTGTTCTATTTCTCGGTGAAGAAGAGTTGGAGTCTGGCATGTTCCAGATCAAGAACCTTCAAACAGGTGATCAAAAACAAGCTTCGTTGAAAGATATAATTGCAGACCTATCATGATCAGAACAGTACTACTCCTCTTGTTTTCTTTGAAAGTGCTTTCTACATTCAGCATGATCGACCCTTTCTACAAAGAGGTAATGCAAAGAGGTTATCAGATTCTAGCAGGTGACAGTGTGAAGTTTCCCGATGGTAGCATTTGTGCAATTGAAGACTTTAACAATCTGGATTGTGGCAAACAATGGATGACGGAGGATTATTGTATTCCAGAAGGCGAAGCGGTCTGGGACGACAATAAATGTTGTGATGGTCTGGAACCCTATTTGGAAGAAGGCGTAGCTGGTCAAGCTACCTGCGAAAAGATCAAGAAAAAAACAACTTCTTCAGAAACTACTGATGACGAGGATGAAGAAGGATTTGCTGGTTTTTTAGGTTCCTCAACCGTTCTTTATTTCTTTATAGGGGTTCTCATCCCTCTTAGTTTATTCGTAATTTTGGCAATATCAGTCAAAAAGAGACTCCCCAAAAAAGAAGACTAAAGGGATATTATGTGTGGAATAAACGGAATTTATAACATCAGAAAAGTCGACCATCCTGTTGACCTGATCAAAAAAATGAATCAGAGGTCGGCACATCGCGGGCCAGATTACTCAGGTGTTTATAGTGATGAAGACATCGTACTAGGACACAACCGACTTTCGATCATTGACCTTGATGAAGTTTCTAATCAACCTATGATTTCCGAGAACGATAACCTCGTTCTGGTCTTCAATGGGGAAATCTACAACTACCAAGAATTAAGGAAAATTCTCGAAAAACGGCACACTTTCAAAACTAATGGCGACACAGAAGTGGTATTAGCAGCTTTTGAAAGATGGGGTCCTGCTTGTTTGAATCATTTTAACGGTATGTTTGGACTCGCCATCTGGGATAAGAACAAAAGAGAACTGTTCGTTGCTCGTGATCGACTCGGTATTAAGCCAGTTTACTATTACGATAACCTCGAGCAATTCGCATTTTCCTCTGAAATCAGGAGTTTACTAGAGCTACCTTTTGTAGAAAAGGAAATTAACGAAGATGCCCTGGTAGATTACCTAAGATATGGTACCGTTCATGCTCCAAGAACCATTATCAATGGAGTTAGAATGCTGATGCCAGGACATTATGTATTGCTTAATGTTGACGGTATTAAAACTCATCAATACTGGAATGTAAATCTTCATTACAGCTCGGAGAGTTTTAATCAGAGTTACGATCAAGTAAAATCAAGAACAAAAGAACTCTTTTATGAAAGTGTTGAAAGACGTCTTGTTGCGGATGTTCCTTTTGGCGCTTTTCTAAGTGGAGGAATCGATAGCAGTGCCGTGGTAGGTGTGATGAGTGAAGTATCAAAAAATAAGGTCAATACCTTCTCTGTCACTTTTGCCGAAGAAGAGTTTTCCGAAGCAAAATATGCTCGAATAATCGCTGAAAAATTCAATACTAACCATCATGAGATCAAGCTATCTCCAACTGATTTCCTGGAGGATCTTCCTAATGCCATAGACAGCATGGATCACCCAAGTATGGACGGACCAAATTCTTATGTGGTGTCCAAAGCAACTAAAGGTGCTGGAATCACAATGGCGTTAAGTGGACTTGGTGGAGATGAATTATTTGCGGGATACGATATTTTTAAAAGGGCTTATTCTTTGTTGGACAAGAAATGGCTCATGTCCTTTCCGCTTTTCTTTAGAAAAGGGCTTGGAACAGCATTAAAAGTCGTAAAACCAGGAATTTCTAGTGATAAAATCAAAAAAACAATTACCAGTAAATATCTTGAACTGCCTTATTACTACCCCATCAACCGAGAAGTTTTAGACGACAATAAACTGCATGAAATTCTGAGTTTTCATAACTACCCAGAGAACGCAGTGCATGAAATTTTACAACACTCAATCGGTGTTGGGACTTCAGGAGCGAGTGTACCTTTCTTGAGTCGAGTTACTTTTGCCGAGATCAATACCTACATGCAAAATGTCTTACTAAGAGACACCGATCAAATGAGTATGGCTCATGCGTTAGAGGTAAGAGTTCCGTTTTTAGACCACAAGTTACTTGAGTATGTTTATGGCGTTCGGGATGACTTTAAATACCCAACACAACCTAAGAAACTGCTTGTAGATGCGCTCGGTGATTTACTTCCTTCTGAAATAGTAGATCGTCCGAAAATGGGTTTTACTTTTCCTTGGGAATCTTGGTTGAAGAACGATCTTAAAGATTACTGCATTGAAGGGTTTGATTATTTAAAAGGATTATCCTATTTCAATGAGAGAGGATTAGATAATCTCTGGATTGACTTTTTGAATGGGAAAAGGACAATTACCTGGTCTAGAGTATGGACTTTTGTAGTGCTTGGGCACTGGTTAAAAAAGAATCGAATTAGTGGATGAATTTGCAAAATAAAAAACGAATACTCTTCTTTATAGACTGGTACTATCCAGCTTTCAAGGCTGGCGGTCCAATTTCTTCTGTTAGAAACCTTTGTTTACTATTAAAAAAGGATTTTGAAGTTTTGGTCGTTACCGGGGATAGGGATCTCGGTGAAACAGAAGCTTTACCAGGAATAGTAACCAATAAGCAAATATCAGTTGAGGGTATTAATGTGATTTATTTGTCACCAAAAGAAATTAGTTCATACAAATTCCAAGAAATTCATAATTCTTTTAGGCCTGATATTGTCCATTTAAATAGTTTGTTCTCTGCTAAGTTTACGCTACTTCCATTGAAAGCTTTAAAAAAAGTAGACTCCCAAATTGTTATCAGTCCAAGAGGGATGTTTGGCTCTGCATCTTTGAAGATTAAGTCTCTCAAAAAGCGACTATTCTTTATTTATGCTAAAGTCTTTTCTTTATTTGAAGGAGTTGTCTGGCACGCTACTTCTGCTATTGAAGCTGATGAAATAAGGAATAAAATTGGATTAAAAACTACTGTAAGAATTGCAAACAATGTCCCCTATCTACCTGAAACTATTGTAGATGAACCAGTTAAAACAAAGGGTGAAATTAAGTTACTAAGCGTTGGGAGAATGGCTCCTATTAAGAATTTTGACTTTTTATTAAACACTCTTTCAAAAGTAAAAAGTAAAGTATACTTGTTGATAGTCGGTCCAACAGAAGATAAAATATATGCACAAAAGTGTCAGGTGATTGCAAATCAATTACCTCAACACATAGTTATTAGGTTTTCTGACGGTTTGAGTCCTGCTCAGTTAAATAAACTCTATGCTGATACGCATGTTTTTATTTCTACTTCAAAAAATGAGAACTTTGGTCACAGCATTGCAGAAGCGCTAGGAGCAGGCCGCCCTGTAATTGTCAGTGATCAGACTCCATGGAAAAATCTAAGGGAATCAGGTGCAGGATATGACCTCCCTTTAGACGAAAAAATATTTGCGGAAACAATTGAATATTTTGCATCTTTGGATCAAGAAGGCTTCAATATAACCTGTAAAAAAGCAAGAGAAATGGCTATTAAAACAGCCAATCCGAAAGTTATTTTATCTAACTACCAT
This genomic interval carries:
- a CDS encoding DUF4412 domain-containing protein; the protein is MKNVFVMLLSIVLMSGSACAEDGGKKNKWNGTIKYSLDYDLPEAYESQRAMLATEMTCYIGKDFTRVEQTSTIGDQITINNLATGVTTVLMDLMGKKIALTTEDVEEDEKVEPVIEYLEETKTIAGYECSKAVYTIQKNGAEAVFEVFYTSELPSEANTQFKGIEGFPMEYVIESQGMVITYSAIEVKEEKVSKSLGKVPDGYEHMTYEEFMEMMGGGQ
- a CDS encoding FtsK/SpoIIIE family DNA translocase, giving the protein MAAKAKNTYKKESKSGTKKKKASKSTSLNGSGFKKVLAFLKDERLHKSFGLLLILFGLYTIIACVSYLFTWKYDASIIDGESLGFVFNGEESEIRNWLGKLGALTAHQFLKVWFGIASLFIPFYAIIIGVRIVFKLKLLPLFKTVKIGFVGMVWLSITMAFIFDAPRDFMGGLFGEQVISWVDSAIGFVGTLFFVLFTGFLAVIVLFNPSFAFLQKWFDKSESEFIPEEEVEAKNKIKEEEIIEDQKPVVVDLNEEEEKEEEEEKEEKENENPLLELEVEEEKEEAKIEEKQEEVKEESDDDFEVTVPEEEEMLNDGELKDKVKEFGEYDPKLDLSSYELPGLEMLEDHGGGQIQMNKEELERNKNNIIETLQNYKIEISKIKATIGPTVTLYEIVPAPGVRISKIKNLEDDIALSLAALGIRIIAPMPGKGTVGIEVPNSNPDIVSMRSLIASDKFQNNKMELPVALGKTISNESFVTDLTKMPHLLMAGATGQGKSVGLNAILVSILYKKHPAQVKFVLVDPKKVELTLFNKIERHFLAKLPGDSDAIITDTSKVVETLNSLCVEMDNRYELLKDAMVRNIKEYNQKFINRKLNPENGHRYLPYIVLVIDEFADLIMTAGKEVETPIARLAQLARAIGIHLIVATQRPSVNVITGIIKANFPSRIAFRVTSKIDSRTILDAGGADQLIGRGDMLFSPGNELIRLQCGFVDTPEVDDITEFIGSQRAYPNAYELPEPEMEGDGSTKELDDALDSLFEQAADIVVNAQAGSASNIQRKLKIGYNRAGRIIDQMEATGLIGPHKGSKPREVLVPDVLGLEQFLNNLRDKGLL
- a CDS encoding glycosyltransferase; the encoded protein is MNLQNKKRILFFIDWYYPAFKAGGPISSVRNLCLLLKKDFEVLVVTGDRDLGETEALPGIVTNKQISVEGINVIYLSPKEISSYKFQEIHNSFRPDIVHLNSLFSAKFTLLPLKALKKVDSQIVISPRGMFGSASLKIKSLKKRLFFIYAKVFSLFEGVVWHATSAIEADEIRNKIGLKTTVRIANNVPYLPETIVDEPVKTKGEIKLLSVGRMAPIKNFDFLLNTLSKVKSKVYLLIVGPTEDKIYAQKCQVIANQLPQHIVIRFSDGLSPAQLNKLYADTHVFISTSKNENFGHSIAEALGAGRPVIVSDQTPWKNLRESGAGYDLPLDEKIFAETIEYFASLDQEGFNITCKKAREMAIKTANPKVILSNYHALYEI
- the hisS gene encoding histidine--tRNA ligase; amino-acid sequence: MSKPSIPKGTRDFLPKVMVKRNYIFNTIKQAFVKYGFLPIETPCMENLSTLTGKYGEEGDRLIFKVLDRGDKLMRGLDQIDEGMSQGKIEHTLCKEALRYDLTVPFARFVVQHQNELSFPFKRYQIQPVWRADRPAKARYREFYQCDADVVGSDSLLFEVELIQLFDEVLSNLGLNDFSIKVNNRKILSGIAEITGLSDKIVDITVAIDKLDKIGEEGVIKELERKEIPQEAIEKIKPLFKIGGNTKDVINEMRQLLADSEIGLKGIDELAYVFEKIEVLGLEKAKLEFDVTLARGLNYYTGAIFEVKANNVSIGSICGGGRYDDLTGIFGLKDLSGVGISFGADRIYDVMEELNLFPETSDESTQLLLINFGVKENECLKILQRLREDGINTELYPEGTKLKKQMKYADSKGIPFVLFLGEEELESGMFQIKNLQTGDQKQASLKDIIADLS
- the asnB gene encoding asparagine synthase (glutamine-hydrolyzing); translated protein: MCGINGIYNIRKVDHPVDLIKKMNQRSAHRGPDYSGVYSDEDIVLGHNRLSIIDLDEVSNQPMISENDNLVLVFNGEIYNYQELRKILEKRHTFKTNGDTEVVLAAFERWGPACLNHFNGMFGLAIWDKNKRELFVARDRLGIKPVYYYDNLEQFAFSSEIRSLLELPFVEKEINEDALVDYLRYGTVHAPRTIINGVRMLMPGHYVLLNVDGIKTHQYWNVNLHYSSESFNQSYDQVKSRTKELFYESVERRLVADVPFGAFLSGGIDSSAVVGVMSEVSKNKVNTFSVTFAEEEFSEAKYARIIAEKFNTNHHEIKLSPTDFLEDLPNAIDSMDHPSMDGPNSYVVSKATKGAGITMALSGLGGDELFAGYDIFKRAYSLLDKKWLMSFPLFFRKGLGTALKVVKPGISSDKIKKTITSKYLELPYYYPINREVLDDNKLHEILSFHNYPENAVHEILQHSIGVGTSGASVPFLSRVTFAEINTYMQNVLLRDTDQMSMAHALEVRVPFLDHKLLEYVYGVRDDFKYPTQPKKLLVDALGDLLPSEIVDRPKMGFTFPWESWLKNDLKDYCIEGFDYLKGLSYFNERGLDNLWIDFLNGKRTITWSRVWTFVVLGHWLKKNRISG